ATTCTAATAGTTATCGCAGCTTATTATAACAGCGCTAGTTTAAGTAAGCTATTGTTGTTTAATAAATTTCCTGGTCACTATTTTTGATCCGGTGTTTACCCTCAATATTAAAATGCCATCAGGAAAACTTTGAAGGGGAACTGTGTATTCCTGCTTGGTTAAGATACATTTTTTATGATTGGTAAACTCTTGCCGAAAGGAGGCATAACAGAGTGACTAATTTGTGTTGTAATCAGAAACATAAGGATGGAGAGATATTCCAGCATGATGTATTAATCTTAACTATGAAATTTATGAAAAAAAATTTAAATGTATTACGGCATAATTGCGACGCTCCCTGATCTCGCGATAGTAACAGGCTTATTACCGGCTTTTATTAAACAAATAGAAACTGCCGTATCTCATATGGTACATAGGAAAAGAACCATGGTATTTGTTTGTTTCATTCATTAATCAAAATGTATTTTTAGAAAAATAATCTTTTAGAGTATCCTATCACCACTCAAATAATTATATGGATTTTATAACCGTTTTATCATGACGCTGGTAGCAAAAGCACAACACCTTCAGGAGAAAAGTATTTTAGTTGGACTTATTCATGGCGGGCAAAAGGAAGAGCAGATGAATGAATATCTTGATGAGCTGGCATTCCTTGCTGAAACTGCGGGAGCTATAACTATGAGACGTTTTACTCAAAAGCTCCATGCACCTGATCCGCGCACCTTTATTGGCCCCGGAAAATTGGAGGAAGTAAAAGACTATGTAGAAGCAAAAGAGATAGACCTGGCAATTTTTGATGATGATCTCACAGGAAAGCAGATCAATAATATTGAGAAGGAATTAAAGATTAAAATTCTCGACCGCAGCAACCTGATCCTCGACATTTTTGCCAATAGGGCCCGCACGGCTCAGGCAAAAGCACAGGTGGAACTGGCGCAGCTTCAATACCTGCTTCCACGCTTAAAGGGACTGTGGAGCCACCTTGAGCGCCAGCGCGGAGGAATAGGAATGCGCGGACCGGGTGAAAAAGAAATTGAGACGGACCGCCGTATTGTAAAGTATCAGATAGCGCTGTTAAAAAAAGAGCTCGAAAAAATTGATAAGCAAAATCAAACACAGCGCAAATCAAGAGGAGAGTTAATCCGCGTTGCACTGGTCGGATATACCAACGTAGGTAAATCTACCCTAATGAATGTGCTCAGTAAATCAGAGGTATTTGCCGAAAACAAGCTGTTCGCAACGCTGGATACTACCACGAGAAAAGTGGTAATGGGCCGTATGCCTTTTCTTCTTAGTGATACGGTAGGCTTTATTCGTAAGCTGCCCCATCACCTGGTTGAAAGTTTTAAATCGACGCTTGATGAAGTTCGTGAATCAGATATTTTGCTGCACGTGGTAGACATTTCTCATCCTCAGTTTGAAGAGCAGATTCAGGTGGTTAATGAAACGCTCGTTGAATTAAAAGCACAGAATAAACCTACTCTTTTGGTATTTAATAAAATGGACCTCTACGAACAAAATTATTTTGATGAATTTCTTTCTGAAACGGTTCGTGAAGAATTACTGCGCAATCTAAAACATGCCTGGAGCAAGCAAACGAATGGAAATGCTGTATTCATTTCAGCCACCAAAAAAGAACATGTGGATGACCTGAAAACTAAGGTCTATGACCTGGTTAAAGAACTCTATTTAGAGCGATATCCGTATAAGGCTGCATTCTTTTAAGACAGTCTCAAACAATTAAAAGTGTATGCAGATACCTTATTAAACTAACATCTGGAATTGAACCATGTCTTACCTGGTTTCATTCTGCATGTTGCGAACTATTTTAACAACGAGGTTTCTGGGCGTAAACCGAATTGATTCAACCATTAACTTATTTACAAGACCGTGCACTGCAACTGCCTTGCCCTTCATCATTGCTTTGTAGCCATATGCTGCTACCTCTGCGGAGCTTTCCAGCTTTTTACCTTTTATTAATTTAGAATTGTGCAAATCAGCCTTTTCCTGGAAGCCACTTTCAGTTGGGCCCGGACATAGAGCTGTAACCGTTATATTGTAAGGCTTCAATTCATCATAAATTGCTTCGCTGAAATGCAATACAAAAGCTTTGGTTGCATAATAAACCGCCATGGTAGGGCCCGGCTGAAATGCTGCCGTGGAGGCTACATTCATAATTTTTCCACCCTTTCTTTCTTTCATTCCGGGTAAAAATAATTTACAGAATTGCGTTAGCGTAACCATGTTAAGGTTCATCATTTCTTCCAGCTTATTCCAGTCAGCATCTATAAACATTTCAAAGTCACCGAAACCGGCATTATTTACCAGGTAATCAATTTGTATATCCGCACTTTTTAATTGATTAAAAATAAAAGCTGCTGCTCCTTTTTGTGACAGATCTTTTATAATCACCATCACTTCTGCTTTGAACTGCTGTCTTAACTGCTCTGCAAGCTGATTAAGCTTTAATTCATTGCGGGCTATTAACACCAGGTCATGTTTATGCTTAGCAAATTCTTTTGCAAGTTCCATTCCTATGCCACCGGAAGCGCCTGTTATGAGTGCAGTATTTTTCACCTGAGTTTATTTATGAGACGATTTAACAATTAAATTCTTTTAATTGTAAACCCCTGTCTGGAGAATTACTTATAGACTTATATTACCTGGTCCTTTTATGAGGGATATTAAACTGGTCACTTCAGAAATTCTTGTTTGTAAATACACTGCTAAATTATTTACTTATTCTTTAGGCTTTTTACCTTTGCTGATAATATACATCCATGAATTTCCTTCCTGAAGAAATTGAAAACTATTCGCAGCAATATACAACTGCAGAAGATAATGTATTAGAAGAACTCAATCGGGAAACTTACGCCCGGATCTTAATGCCGCAAATGCTCTCCGGTCATCTGCAAGGTCAGTTTTTACGAATGATAAGCAAACTGATTCGGCCTCAGAATATTCTTGAGATTGGGACATTTACCGGCTATTCTGCCATTTGCCTGAGCGCCGGATTGCAGGATAATGGCACTCTTTATACTATTGATACAAATGAAGAATTAAAAGAAACAACAGAGAAATACTTATCAAAAGCGGGTATCGCTAACCGTGTAAAATTTCTTATAGGAAAAGCCGTTGAAATTATTCCTTTGCTGAATGTGGTTTTTGACCTGGTTTATATCGATGCTGATAAACAAAATTATAGCCGCTATTACGATATGGTTTTTGATAAAGTGAATAGCGGTGGGTTGATTTTGGCAGACAATGTTTTATGGAGTGGAAAAGTAGTAAGAAATGAGCCTGATGAAGAAACACAGGCATTAATTGCATTTAATAATAAGATTAAAAGTGATCCTCGTATAGAGCATATATTGTTGCCGTTACGGGATGGCGTAATGATGATCAGGAAAAAATGATTGCACAATTCACGCGAAGATGGAAATCGTAAGCGTTTATTTCCAGCGTAAAACACGATAGGAATGAAATTAAGAACTGTATTTTTTTTTCTCTTTTTTATTTGTTACAGATCATTTGCGCAATCATATGATGAACTGGTAGATCAGTATATCAATCAATATAAAGATATAGCCATAGAAGAGATGCAGCGAACCGGAATACCTGCAAGCATCACACTTGCCCAGGGCATTATTGAATCTTCTGCCGGTCAAAGCCCACTGACCACTCAGGCTAATAATCATTTTGGAGTAAAGTGTCATGATGATTGGAATGGAGAAACTTACTTATATGACGACGATCGTAAAAATGAGTGCTTTCGTAAATATCCTTCCGCACTCGATTCTTTTAAAGACCACTCCGATTTTTTAAAGATGCATCAGCGCTATTCTGTATTATTTACTTATGTCGCGGATGATTATAAAGAATGGGCAAAAGGATTAAAAAAATGCGGCTATGCCACTAACCCGCACTATGCAGGCATTCTTATAAAATGCATAGAAGACTATGATCTGCACCAGTGGGATTTAGAAGATGCAGAACGCGCTGCCTGGTTTGCAAAGGTCAACCA
The genomic region above belongs to Chitinophagales bacterium and contains:
- a CDS encoding T9SS type A sorting domain-containing protein gives rise to the protein MLTKQEYTVPLQSFPDGILILRVNTGSKIVTRKFIKQQ
- the hflX gene encoding GTPase HflX encodes the protein MTLVAKAQHLQEKSILVGLIHGGQKEEQMNEYLDELAFLAETAGAITMRRFTQKLHAPDPRTFIGPGKLEEVKDYVEAKEIDLAIFDDDLTGKQINNIEKELKIKILDRSNLILDIFANRARTAQAKAQVELAQLQYLLPRLKGLWSHLERQRGGIGMRGPGEKEIETDRRIVKYQIALLKKELEKIDKQNQTQRKSRGELIRVALVGYTNVGKSTLMNVLSKSEVFAENKLFATLDTTTRKVVMGRMPFLLSDTVGFIRKLPHHLVESFKSTLDEVRESDILLHVVDISHPQFEEQIQVVNETLVELKAQNKPTLLVFNKMDLYEQNYFDEFLSETVREELLRNLKHAWSKQTNGNAVFISATKKEHVDDLKTKVYDLVKELYLERYPYKAAFF
- a CDS encoding SDR family oxidoreductase translates to MELAKEFAKHKHDLVLIARNELKLNQLAEQLRQQFKAEVMVIIKDLSQKGAAAFIFNQLKSADIQIDYLVNNAGFGDFEMFIDADWNKLEEMMNLNMVTLTQFCKLFLPGMKERKGGKIMNVASTAAFQPGPTMAVYYATKAFVLHFSEAIYDELKPYNITVTALCPGPTESGFQEKADLHNSKLIKGKKLESSAEVAAYGYKAMMKGKAVAVHGLVNKLMVESIRFTPRNLVVKIVRNMQNETR
- a CDS encoding O-methyltransferase; its protein translation is MNFLPEEIENYSQQYTTAEDNVLEELNRETYARILMPQMLSGHLQGQFLRMISKLIRPQNILEIGTFTGYSAICLSAGLQDNGTLYTIDTNEELKETTEKYLSKAGIANRVKFLIGKAVEIIPLLNVVFDLVYIDADKQNYSRYYDMVFDKVNSGGLILADNVLWSGKVVRNEPDEETQALIAFNNKIKSDPRIEHILLPLRDGVMMIRKK